In Amia ocellicauda isolate fAmiCal2 chromosome 7, fAmiCal2.hap1, whole genome shotgun sequence, the genomic window GGTGGGAGAAAAAATCCCGTGCACCAGACACATTCAGAATGCAGGGATGGCCAGAGACCCAGTGTGTGAACCTCTGTCTCAGCCGCAAGTTGGGCGGCAGGGGAAGACCCCAAGCCAGTGGGGGCGTGGAACAGAAGCTTGCAGAACACAAAGAAGGGGCTGGGGATTTGGACGGCCTGTCAGAATTCTCTCAGTTTAGTCATCCCTGTCCTGTGACTATCCGCTACCCATCTGGTTATGCCAGACTACTTAGTATGGATTCCAAGCCTGCCGGCCGCCCCAGAAGCTTGTCTGCAGATGACAGTCGGGCTACCCCACATCCTGCATCTGTGGGAGGCAGGCGGTGTAAAAGGACCCAGCGTCTCCCACACAGAGCCACTTCCTGTAGGGTAATGTCCAGGGCTGGGGCGGGGGCGGCCCAGAACTTCCAGGAGATCAGGAAACTGCGAAGGATGTGTGAAATCCTGGGCTCTGGGGGGCCAGGGCATGGGCAGGGAAGGGCTTCCTGGATGCGTCCATCCATCTCTGCCCAGCCGCCCCCCACCAGCCAGCTGAAGAAGGAGTGGAAAGCCGCTAAGCAGCTGGGTGCCATCATGgtggtgttcctggtctgctgGATCCCATACTTCACTGCGTTCACCATCACCGCCCTGTGCAACTCCTGTGTCAGCCCCCAGACCCACATGGTCACCATCTGGCTGGGCTACCTCAACTCCACCCTCAACCCCTTCATCTACCCCTTCTGCAACACCACCTTCCGCAAGACCTTCAGGCACATCCTTAGACTGCAGCGCTGAGGGGGCCCCTGCTCCCCCCTGTCTGAAGACCTCCAAAGACCACTACCATCCCTTTGAAGTGTCCCAAGAGAGGCAGTGCCGGTCCAGTTACTGGTGTGCTAACTGTAAAAATAgatgacaaaaaaaatccaataaTAAGCTGAATAAGCTCTTACAATCTCGAACAAAGTCagggttttttattttattttgacaagTCTGATCATATACTCTCAGTTTGGTCATCTCTGTCCGGTGGATTTACTGCTCCAATGCCAGTCAAATCCCTTTGATGGATCTAACAGATTTTCATTTGACGAAACTCAAACCATGCTGCACCTCTACAGAAGAAAGACTCGAAAGACTGAGTGTTTTTTCCACTCACGCCAAAACAGCttggcatttgtttgtttgtttgtttgtacataAACacaatagtcctttcactaagAAAGTCCACTGAAATGCATGACACACAGAAGTCCTGTCACCCTTTCAACCCTTGTTGTTCCTCGTTTGGCTTTGTTTGGCTCTTGAATGGCTTTGCTTCCCTGGTTGTGCTGTGCATGCCCCTCTCTGTGTTTTAACAGGAGCATCTCTCTGATGCTTTGCTACCTTTCCTCTTTCTAAGCCCTACTTCCCTGTACACATCTAGTCTAGTCTGGCCGTCACATGGTTTGTCTCTATCGGCCTACCCGGTGACAGAtcaatctttccctaactcatCTCTGTGGCTCTGTGACAATATAGTACTGATCCTGCCTGACCTTTCCTCTACTGCACCctgcttttatttatgtatttatttattgcattatacCATTTCCTCTGCCTTTCCTGTAGTTTTTCACACTGGTACCTTCCTTGTGCTTTGGCTTCTCTTAGTGAGTGTTGTCATCAGTTCAACTGATCTGTCTCCTTCCTCTGCTGCCACACACTTTCGGCTTGTCTCTCGGGGTCATTACTTGCGCACTTGTTGTCCCCTGTCGGTATGCAAAACAACCAAAATTTGAAGTGTCTCATAAAAGGAAttgtgagtgttttttttttttagtttagtttccttggtgttgtttaatgtctgacttACACTTGCCACACATTGTCTTTAGTGAGCCcctgcttgtttttttgtttttgtttttaacccaGG contains:
- the LOC136753972 gene encoding histamine H1 receptor-like; the protein is METELPNPSPSCYHGANQSNMSQSGSRVDQGRQVLMGLLLGWLCLVTILMNLMVLYAVQKTRTLHTVGNLYIVSLAAADLLIGCAVMPLSLDYLLTQEWRMGFVACKFWLSVDYVASTASIFSLFILCLDRYNSIQQPLAYMQIRTKARASWLIALAWLLSASWLIPILCWPVGEVPPDPLQCDTEFRHSSWFKLLAAFLNFYLPSGLMLKYYYRIYAVVRGRFRRRFGFVGDGFLEMTGPFLLGRWEKKSRAPDTFRMQGWPETQCVNLCLSRKLGGRGRPQASGGVEQKLAEHKEGAGDLDGLSEFSQFSHPCPVTIRYPSGYARLLSMDSKPAGRPRSLSADDSRATPHPASVGGRRCKRTQRLPHRATSCRVMSRAGAGAAQNFQEIRKLRRMCEILGSGGPGHGQGRASWMRPSISAQPPPTSQLKKEWKAAKQLGAIMVVFLVCWIPYFTAFTITALCNSCVSPQTHMVTIWLGYLNSTLNPFIYPFCNTTFRKTFRHILRLQR